The Mesorhizobium loti genome includes a region encoding these proteins:
- a CDS encoding YegJ family protein, protein MKLAVRTMMSLMLALAPGSAGAQGADPGDDKTVIFTPDDPEMAAATAQALASLDDFLALSEAPPSDTDRFKLKVKVRDGNVTEHFWVIPFRRTETGFVGILANQPEEVHNVVLGQNIEFTRDDISDWGYTRGGRQVGGFTVCVMFNKMSKEEADYMRGKYGFDC, encoded by the coding sequence ATGAAACTTGCAGTCCGGACCATGATGTCCCTGATGCTCGCGCTTGCTCCGGGATCGGCCGGCGCACAAGGCGCGGATCCGGGCGACGACAAAACGGTTATCTTTACTCCCGACGATCCGGAGATGGCGGCGGCGACCGCGCAGGCGCTCGCCAGCCTGGACGACTTCCTGGCACTGTCCGAGGCTCCTCCCTCCGACACAGACAGGTTCAAGTTGAAGGTCAAGGTGCGGGACGGGAATGTCACCGAACACTTCTGGGTCATACCGTTCCGCCGCACCGAGACCGGATTTGTCGGCATATTGGCAAACCAGCCGGAGGAAGTGCACAACGTCGTCCTCGGCCAGAACATCGAATTCACCAGGGACGACATTTCCGACTGGGGATACACACGCGGCGGGCGCCAGGTCGGCGGCTTCACCGTCTGCGTCATGTTCAACAAGATGTCGAAAGAGGAGGCGGACTATATGCGCGGCAAATACGGCTTCGACTGCTGA
- a CDS encoding DUF1344 domain-containing protein produces MKKTLATTAALLAFLGTAYAATVQGTIQAVDPTTKSITLDDGKIYQLSPEATIGKLKVGAKVAVTVDDKTGIVTSIKKAS; encoded by the coding sequence ATGAAGAAGACCCTCGCAACCACAGCCGCTCTGCTCGCCTTCCTCGGCACGGCGTATGCCGCGACCGTTCAGGGCACCATCCAGGCCGTTGACCCGACGACCAAGTCGATCACCCTCGACGATGGCAAGATCTACCAGCTGTCGCCGGAAGCGACGATCGGGAAACTGAAGGTCGGTGCCAAGGTTGCGGTGACTGTCGATGACAAGACCGGCATCGTGACGTCGATCAAGAAGGCTTCGTAG
- a CDS encoding FAD-binding oxidoreductase — protein sequence MADEQKGFRLSRRLLLGAAVVGGAVLWGGTTVARLARGPSGPKNAGRIADIDGIALPLKPLENEPAFDPSLPWSAKGGDINDASGLSRTPVYGVVEVSEDEHIAKALAFARANGLKISLAAIRHSMGGHAFDDNALVLDLRKFNKVTVDAAAKTMTLQPGARWHDIQNLLHPRFAVKAMQSTDIFSVGGSLSVNAHGMDHQAGSVAGSIRSMRVMLADGSVTICSPTENTDLFRHVVGGYGLFGVVLEATLDIVDNAVYRTSREIIKSDDFPKFFTEVLEPNKEIGLFYGHLSTAPGNFLEDMIVYRYDKVAEQPPADQPAIGEPGSVGLKRVIINLAKWGSLFQELKWFTEKTLEPKFESCTVARTSAMAEGEACLVTRNNPMHDSVPYLFNDQMDETDILHEYFIPRAAYVEFITEAREILRNQTLPVLNASVRIVHKEDVALTYAPEPAYSLVLYINQPTDADGNARMRALTRALIDVTIKHGGRFFLPYQLHYTAKELLASYPELPAFLAAKRQYDPTELFSSTFYRAIKALSGVV from the coding sequence ATGGCTGACGAACAAAAAGGGTTTCGCCTGTCGCGCAGGCTGCTGCTGGGTGCGGCTGTGGTCGGCGGCGCGGTGCTGTGGGGCGGCACCACGGTGGCGCGGCTGGCGCGCGGACCTTCGGGACCAAAGAACGCCGGACGGATTGCCGATATCGATGGTATCGCGCTGCCTCTAAAGCCACTGGAGAATGAGCCGGCCTTCGATCCTTCGCTGCCCTGGTCGGCAAAAGGCGGCGACATCAACGATGCCAGCGGTCTGTCGAGGACACCGGTCTATGGTGTGGTCGAGGTCAGCGAGGACGAGCACATCGCCAAGGCGCTGGCCTTCGCGCGCGCCAATGGCTTGAAAATCTCGCTGGCCGCCATCCGCCATTCGATGGGCGGGCATGCCTTTGACGACAACGCGCTGGTGCTCGACCTCAGAAAGTTCAACAAGGTGACGGTCGACGCCGCGGCGAAGACCATGACCTTGCAGCCGGGCGCGCGCTGGCACGACATCCAGAACCTCCTGCATCCGCGCTTTGCCGTGAAGGCGATGCAGTCGACCGACATCTTTTCGGTCGGCGGCTCGCTGTCGGTCAATGCGCATGGCATGGACCATCAGGCGGGTTCGGTGGCGGGCTCGATCCGCTCGATGCGGGTGATGCTGGCCGACGGTTCAGTGACCATTTGCTCGCCCACCGAGAACACCGATCTGTTCCGCCACGTCGTCGGCGGCTACGGCCTGTTCGGCGTGGTGCTGGAGGCGACGCTCGATATCGTCGACAACGCCGTCTACCGCACCTCGCGCGAAATCATCAAATCGGACGATTTTCCGAAATTCTTCACCGAGGTGCTGGAGCCGAACAAGGAGATCGGCCTGTTCTACGGCCATCTGTCGACGGCGCCAGGCAATTTCCTCGAAGACATGATCGTCTACCGTTATGACAAGGTGGCCGAACAGCCGCCGGCCGACCAGCCAGCGATTGGCGAGCCGGGATCGGTCGGGCTGAAACGGGTGATCATCAACCTGGCGAAATGGGGCAGCCTGTTCCAGGAGCTGAAATGGTTCACCGAAAAGACGCTGGAGCCGAAGTTCGAAAGCTGCACGGTGGCGCGTACTTCGGCGATGGCCGAGGGCGAGGCCTGTCTCGTCACGCGCAACAATCCGATGCACGATTCGGTGCCCTATCTCTTCAACGATCAAATGGATGAGACCGACATCCTGCACGAATATTTTATTCCACGCGCCGCCTATGTCGAATTCATCACGGAAGCTCGCGAGATCCTGCGCAACCAGACGCTGCCGGTGCTCAATGCCTCGGTGCGCATCGTCCACAAGGAGGATGTCGCACTGACCTACGCGCCGGAGCCGGCCTACTCGCTGGTGCTCTACATCAATCAGCCCACCGATGCCGACGGCAATGCCAGGATGCGGGCGCTGACGCGGGCGCTGATCGATGTGACGATCAAGCATGGCGGCCGGTTCTTCCTGCCCTACCAACTGCATTATACGGCCAAGGAGTTGCTGGCCTCCTATCCCGAACTGCCGGCCTTCTTGGCGGCAAAGCGGCAGTATGACCCTACGGAACTGTTTTCCTCGACCTTCTACCGTGCCATCAAGGCGCTCAGCGGGGTGGTATAA
- a CDS encoding dihydrofolate reductase family protein produces the protein MAKLIFRMNVSLDGYVDHMRMSSGPTVFRHWIEQVRDLAGSVYGRGMYEVMRYWDEDSAEWSAERHEFAAAWRSQPKWVVSRSLKSVGPNATLVADDVEAVIRGLKAQLVGEISVSGPDLARSLTDLGLIDEYQLYFHPFVLGQGKPFFAGPRPPLRFVASDLIGDGVIRLTYVPA, from the coding sequence ATGGCGAAGCTCATTTTCAGAATGAACGTGTCCCTCGACGGCTACGTCGACCACATGAGAATGTCATCAGGCCCCACGGTCTTTCGCCACTGGATAGAGCAAGTGCGCGACTTGGCCGGCAGCGTGTATGGTCGCGGTATGTACGAGGTCATGCGTTATTGGGACGAAGACAGTGCGGAATGGAGTGCGGAGAGGCACGAATTCGCGGCGGCGTGGCGGAGCCAACCGAAATGGGTTGTGTCGCGCTCGCTGAAGTCGGTCGGCCCCAACGCCACCCTTGTCGCGGATGACGTCGAGGCGGTGATACGTGGGCTTAAGGCCCAACTCGTTGGGGAGATTTCAGTTTCTGGACCAGATCTGGCGCGAAGCCTGACCGACCTTGGCCTTATCGATGAGTATCAACTCTACTTCCACCCATTCGTGCTCGGTCAGGGCAAGCCATTCTTCGCCGGCCCCCGGCCGCCGCTTCGCTTTGTCGCCAGCGATCTGATCGGCGATGGCGTGATCAGGTTGACCTATGTTCCTGCCTGA
- a CDS encoding alpha/beta hydrolase: MRRLIRIVGWLALTLVVLVAVALAGFRGAAALRETLSPEQAAPPGALFVTVDGLKMHYQVWGPPDGPPLLLFHGTASWAETYRDIAAPLGEQGFRVIAPDMPPFGYSERPADQDYSRAAHAKRVLGFADALGLRHFSVGVHSYGGGGVIEAAFLAPERIDSMILLDVALGLGRTEAPALPFASFLNMAWPRQLLTASTFTNPLMVGPGLRSFIQNDAMVTPERIAIYARPLDVEGTTNAVGHWLFSGLFNDERKSLAANKANYRAFTPPVLVIWGREDTTTPLEQGQEIASLFPHAELAVLDGVNHIPQVERPPDVVRLIANFLKRALPATR, encoded by the coding sequence ATGCGCCGACTGATCCGCATCGTTGGCTGGCTCGCGCTCACGCTGGTCGTGCTCGTTGCGGTCGCGCTTGCCGGCTTCCGCGGCGCGGCGGCGTTGCGTGAGACCCTGTCACCCGAGCAAGCAGCCCCGCCGGGAGCGCTGTTCGTAACGGTCGACGGTCTGAAGATGCACTATCAGGTCTGGGGTCCTCCGGACGGGCCGCCGCTGCTCCTGTTTCACGGCACGGCCTCCTGGGCCGAAACCTACCGCGATATCGCCGCGCCATTGGGAGAACAGGGCTTTCGCGTCATCGCGCCCGACATGCCTCCTTTTGGCTACTCGGAAAGACCAGCTGATCAGGACTATTCGCGCGCCGCCCACGCCAAACGCGTCCTCGGTTTTGCCGACGCGCTTGGCCTTCGTCATTTCAGCGTCGGTGTCCACTCCTATGGCGGCGGCGGCGTGATCGAAGCGGCGTTCCTGGCACCAGAGCGCATCGACTCGATGATCCTGCTGGACGTGGCACTTGGCCTCGGCCGGACCGAGGCGCCGGCTTTACCGTTCGCATCCTTCCTGAACATGGCCTGGCCACGCCAGTTGCTGACCGCCTCGACCTTCACCAATCCGCTCATGGTCGGGCCGGGTCTGCGCTCCTTCATTCAGAACGACGCCATGGTGACCCCTGAGCGCATCGCGATTTACGCACGTCCGCTCGACGTTGAAGGCACGACCAATGCGGTTGGTCATTGGCTGTTCAGCGGCCTCTTCAACGACGAGCGAAAATCGCTTGCCGCCAACAAGGCGAATTATCGCGCCTTCACGCCGCCCGTTCTCGTCATCTGGGGGCGGGAAGATACGACCACGCCCCTCGAACAGGGTCAGGAGATTGCCTCGTTGTTTCCGCACGCCGAACTGGCGGTTCTCGATGGCGTCAACCACATCCCGCAGGTCGAACGCCCGCCAGACGTGGTGCGGCTGATCGCGAATTTCCTCAAGCGGGCCTTGCCGGCCACGCGATAG